A genomic stretch from Pseudomonadota bacterium includes:
- the rpsG gene encoding 30S ribosomal protein S7 has protein sequence MPRKGHVSKREKLPDPKYNDLVVQRLINCIMLDGKKSTATRIVYGAFDLIETKIKEDPLKVFHKAMDNIKPEIEVKARRVGGATYQVPVEVRANRKLSLGIRWLIKYSRGRSERTMLDKLAGEIADAYNNKGGSVKKREDTHKMAEANKAFAHYRW, from the coding sequence ATGCCAAGGAAAGGACATGTTTCTAAAAGGGAAAAACTACCTGACCCCAAATATAATGATTTGGTTGTTCAGAGATTGATCAACTGTATCATGTTGGATGGCAAGAAAAGTACTGCAACAAGAATAGTATACGGTGCTTTTGACCTTATAGAAACTAAAATAAAAGAAGACCCCTTGAAGGTTTTTCACAAGGCAATGGACAACATCAAACCGGAAATAGAAGTAAAGGCAAGGCGTGTAGGAGGGGCTACTTATCAGGTCCCCGTTGAAGTAAGGGCAAACAGGAAGCTCTCCCTGGGCATTAGATGGTTAATTAAATATTCAAGGGGCAGATCAGAAAGAACTATGCTTGACAAGCTTGCAGGCGAAATTGCCGATGCTTACAACAACAAAGGTGGTTCAGTTAAGAAAAGAGAGGATACCCACAAGATGGCTGAAGCCAACAAGGCTTTTGCCCATTACAGATGGTAA